A segment of the Salvelinus namaycush isolate Seneca chromosome 3, SaNama_1.0, whole genome shotgun sequence genome:
caaaatacactgagtgtacacaacattaggatcaccttcctaacattgagttgcaccccgtTCGACCCTCAGAACAGActaaattcgtcagggcatgTGTTCCACAGCGAtagtggcccatgttgactccaatacttcccacagttgtgtcatgttggctggatgtcctttgggtggtgaaccattcttcaTACACAAAGGAAACTTTTGCGCATGAGAAAGCCAgcggcgttgcagttcttgacacattcaaactggtgcgcctggcacctactagcaTACTCCCGTGAAAgacacttacatattttgtcttgcccattcacactgAATGGCACAAGTACACAATCCTAGTCTCAAATGTCTGAAGGCTTCCTCCACACCAATAGGAGTGGATCTAACAAGTGagggatcattgctttcacctggattcagctggccagtctatgtcatggaaagagccggtcttcctaatgttttgtacactcagcgtataACCCATAGACTACACAAGAGGGATCATACTTACACATAACTCTAAGTTTTGAACTTGACGATATATGACGTTTTGGAACAGTTTAAGTTTTTTTTTGTTCCACGTGACAGACGTCAGACTGTTGTTATATAATTGGTCCACATATCGCATAGCCTCTAATGCAACCACAGAGACGTCCTCACCCTGGATAAAATAAAACAGGGTTTTAGGCATTGGGTGTCTAAAGAAGTGGTTTTAAACTTCCAATTTACTATACTGTACTTTAATTATACTGTACTTTAGTTTATCAAAATACTGAAGTGTATCCTACCTCTGTGTTCTTGTAAACATCCTCTGGAAACAGTTCGACGTTTTCTTCTGCACACTTAAGTGGAAAGAGTCCACCCTGAAATAGAATTCATATCAATATCAAGAAGTAAACTATATTGTGATAGTAACCTTAAATGAAACAATGTTGTTCAAACGTGAAAGCATTGCTTAACAATAAAATGTGCTTTAATGCAAAATAGAAATTTGAATATCATTGCGAATTTTGCGCATCAATTTGTGCACACCAAATAGCGTAGCGGACTGGTGCAGTTTAGATTCCTCACCATAACTGAGAGCAGGTCTATGCTCACGTCGTTCAGCTTCCCCAACCTAAACTGCGTCCAGTTGCAAGGTGTTGATGCTGCTGTGCCTTGGCAGAACAGAGTCAGGCAAATGCTTAACCATTTCAATACAGCCATGTTTCTTTTATAAGAAGTTGAATGGAACAGCTATTAAACACGAATAAAGACGGATTATCTTAATCTTGATTGATATGATACCTAGACTGTTGAAGTTGCCCATTTTATAT
Coding sequences within it:
- the LOC120044480 gene encoding interferon a3-like, which encodes MAVLKWLSICLTLFCQGTAASTPCNWTQFRLGKLNDVSIDLLSVMGGLFPLKCAEENVELFPEDVYKNTEGEDVSVVALEAMRYVDQLYNNSLTSVTWNKKKLKLFQNVIYRQVQNLELCVVGGVWKSSGDGGSVTLKTYFNKLNTVLKDKEHSACAWEIVRKEIRENLVQFKKFIDSRVKP